Within Zootoca vivipara chromosome 10, rZooViv1.1, whole genome shotgun sequence, the genomic segment taatacagcagccTAATCGTCGTGGAGGGGAAGCGATCATCCTGATTATTGGAGCTTGGGGAGGGAAGAATAACTCTTGCCTCCCCATCCTCACTCTCCAGGAAGATTACCTCCACTGGGGTTGCAAAAGGaagcaacaacactctcccccccccccccaagtctaatTGCTGGCAGAGGGGggagtttgcatgtgtgtgtagtTGCCATGTATTTATGCGTGCTTGGTTTTGGTGTGAGCATGGTGTCTTGCAGCAACACTTTTCTCTGGTTTGcccacaggcaaaaaaaaaaggttgcttaTCCCTGCTTTAGGCCGAAACTAGACGTGTTCTTAAATGTGCCGTTGCATTTAACATTTACACACATAATATACAATGCAATTAGCAGCTGTGGCATGTATGTCTGATAACTACTTGCACAACAGCAGGCAGAGTGGAGGAGAGTAactctttctttccctgctgttGTCCTGACAAAAAAATCCTTTGATACTGCTGTTCGCCTTGGGAGCAAAACTTCCTTTGACgacaagggctgtagctcagtgggaatGTTTGTATGCTGGGGGTCTAGGATCAAGCCCTGGCCTTCCCAGGTAGTGCTGAGAAACACccacctgaaactctggagaaccactACCCATCAGTGGAGATAATACTGAGCTTGGTGGGCCAATTAGgtgacagtataaggcagcttccttttttaaaaagtgcatgttAAATGCAAAGACACACTTAACACCACATCTAGTCTGGctaactaagtttgccattggtatgagctttcgtgtgcatgcacacttcttcatatactaccgtgtttctcataagtcatgtcttatattaatttttttctgaaaaaaacacagcatgccttattttcaagggatgtcttattttttaattaagtaccggtaccggtatctgtacagtccacagacctgctcccacctggtcttcgcgcgcggcaggcagaggctgcagccgggtcctggggcttcgcgcgcggcaggcagaggctgcagccgggtcctggggctgcgcgcgcggcaggcagaggctgcagccgggtcttggggctgTGCGCGCTgtggctgcagccgggtcccgggtgtccgcgcgcaaaggctgcagccgggtcctggggctgcgcgctgaggctacagccaggtccTGGGTGTCCGTGCGCGGtacgcaaaggctacagccgggttctggggctgcacgcgctgcacgctgaggctgcagccaggtctcgggggttaacgcagcagcagcaacccttctttgccacagaccttcttccaccacccggtacggcttattttcgaggtatgccttatatttttccacctcaggaaaatcctgccatgccttattttgtagggatgccttaaaataccgggtatgagaaacacggtatctgaagaagtatctgaagaagaggTATCTTAATAAGgatctgaagaatatctgaagtggtatctgaagaagtgtgcatgcacataaaagctcATACCATGACAaccttagttggcctctaaggtgctactggaaggaattttttaaattttgtttcaactatgtcagacgaacacggctacctgcctgtatcTAGTCTGGCTGTTAGATTTAACCCAGTGCTTCCTAGAACCCAGCAGTAACTACCAGGATGACCAGCCCTGGAATACCAGTGTGAGCCGAGTATTGAATCTCCCCACAAATGCCATTCACGTATAACTGCAACTGCAACTCTTCAAGTTCCTCAGGCCACCAGTGGGTTGAGGTCAGCAAGTCAAAACCCATGGGAGTGAGGAACAGCCATTGGCGAAGCCTTCCTCCACAGTGCTTGCCTATTATATTCCTGCTGTTACTTCCTGCTTTCCTCTCCCTGCTCCAGCCACATAGATCTCCTTAGCAGTGTTTGCAGGAATGGGCTTCCTCCAGCCATTGCCAGCTCGTTGAACAATCAGAGTGCTGTGAGGTACAAGCTTTGTGACCTCATCCCCCAGAAATCTCTGCCTTGGCACAAAAACCTCTCTGTGTGAGCGTCGGGGAGAACGGGCTCATTCCAGAGAGGCGGCATTGCCAAGAGGCATCTAAACCAGAGGACACGTGGAATGCTGTGATCCAACACCCCTTGTTGAGCAGAGACACCAGGAAGGACAGGAAAGGACAGGCAAGGGTTCCCCAAGCCCTTGGAGAAATTGTGTGCTCTAATCATTAACGCTCTTGGACAGAACTAGCAGTATACAAACAGTATACAATACTGGACCTTGCTGGACAGAATGGGGGAGAAAAGAGCTCCTGAAGGGTATATATTATGTGCAAGAAAAGCTCCCTTTGCATTATCTGTCCCTCCCAAACACTGGGGAGAAGGGCAGAGAGACCCTACTCTGGACTGGTGTTTGCTTGAGTCAACCGAGCTAGGCACCAAGACAACAAACTTTATGGAATCTTTTTGCAGTAACTGAGTCAGGGAGGGAGAGCAACAAAAATGCATCTTCTTGGGTCTTTCTAAACATGATCTCTATGGGAAATCATGTTGTGTGGTGCATTCTGATTCTTACTGGCAGCCATATCAGATGCTGTACAATGACTTCTTCCTCATGGCTGGTATGTCCTCTGGATACCAAGCGTCCGCTCTCTGGCATCCGCCTCATCCCTTTTGTTTATCATCTAAATAGTTTCTTGAGAGCAGAGTGATTTGACCACAGAAAAATGCAGACAGGGCTGGGAAAAGGCTGTGTATTAGTATCTCCTAAAATATGCAGAGTGGGGGGCAAGGGGAGAGTTGTACTTAGGAGCCTGATTCTAATGTTGTTACTATGTTAGGAGAAGATGACAACAACTCCCAGGCTTTTCTGTCAGGACCTCTTCAAAATGTGCCTCATGAGATGATTCAGAGTGACCCACCTCATGTTTCACATGAGGTGTTTCCCCGCCAAAACCACCCCTAAGTGTAATTTACCAGCTCAAAGGGAAGGCTTGACCATATTCACTCTTTCTGGGGTGGGAAATTGTTGCTGTGGGAGAATATTTCCTGTGAGGTACATTTCAAATGTACTTCTCCCCACTTTGTTAGTGAAACTTGAGGTGGGGTGCAGTCTTTGAGGACTCGATAATGCCGCTATATTTGTCTGAATGGCCCCACTGAGGCCACATCTTTGaggacagggatgggggaaaCCATATGTTTTTagattccatctcccatcatcctgcccattggccatgttggctagggctggtgggaatttggttccaacatctggagcgccacatGTTCCCCATGTGGGACAAGTTAGGCATGTTAAGGCAGACTGAGGGGCTACACCCAGCTATACCCTGAGAAGTGCTTTTCTTCCAGAACAAACAGCCTGTGGGTGAGCTACCACAATGGCAGGGAGGCTGTGAGTGCTAAGGacacagttaaaaaacaacaacaggtatgGCTTATGGGCCTTACATGCCCTATTCCTGCTTTAGGAGACCCAGGGAGTAGGGTGAAAAGAGGTCTCCCTCTGTCTCCCATTTTGTGAATTGGATTCCTACACTTACACAAAATGGAGGATCCTGAACTGAATTCCTGTGCAATCCCTGGAAGCAGGGTGAATAACAACTTCATAGATAGGCTTCCCTGGAATGAGCTCAGAGTGATACCTCATAGAAGACCAAAATGTACATTTCCTCACTAGACTGCAAAAGGAAGGATAAACAGACCAGGTCCAATCCAGGTTTCAGTAAATGAAGAAATGGATGGAACACCAAAGAGACAGTTTGAGATCAAATCCAATCCAAGTCTGGTGTTCCTTATAATCAGAGGAGAGAGGACATCTTGGATGGTTTGATGTTTGAATATTGGACTGGAAGATTAGTTACTGTGATCTTTACCTCAAGCAGAGGACATAAGTATCTCCTGATAGGTGAACAATGTTGCCTTAGGACTGAAGGAAGCCTAGCATCTTTTGGGTTTTCCTGTTCCACCTAGACCTCAGGTTTGCTCCCTTTTCAAAAAACTTTCCTTCTTATAATTGTTTGATAGTGGTGTGCAGAGTCTCCttggtttcccccctctttccttaAGGATAAATTCTTTTTACCAGGCCATGGAGGGGTCATGGCACAATTTGCAGTGACAGAATCAGTCAGTCAAAGGGGTTAAAGGGAAATGTGAACTCATTAACACCTGTAAATTGCTGGCTGCATTGCAGAGCGATGACCTCAATGAAAGAGCAACAAGGGCTGGCCATCTCCATTGTATGGTTCTGCTTTACTTCTGTCCCTTTCTTTAGACCACCAAAGCcggaaggaggagcaggagagcaAAGCAGATAACTGAGCTCCCTCCTTCACCGGCCTATCACCACCTAGAACATCTCCAAAGAAGGCTAACCCTGTGAGTTCACACATCAGTTGGCCTGCAAGGTGCATAGTTCCCTTTAACACCGGTCTCTCCTGGAAGTGTGATGGGAGGTCACAAGAGAGCAGCTACAGCTGTTCAAACCTTCACTTCATCGTCCTCCTCATCAACATAGTCAAAGGAATcactgtgcccctccctagcaatGCTTGCTCCATCTCTGtagaactcttcttcttcctcctcctcctcgtcttcctcCTCATCTGCTCTGTGGTGCCATCTGGCTTTGCGTTCCTGCTGTTCAGCCTTCAATCGCCACATGTTGGCATCTGGGCTTTCCCATGAGGCTTGGTTTCTTGGCTCTTCTCGCTGCTGCAGGCTGCGGTAGGAAGCTAAAACCTGGGCTGCCCGGTTGAATTCTCTTGCTTCCATGTCACAGCCATTCTGGTGCCCTTGCCAGTGGGTTTCCTTCGGCACTGCTCCCAGCTCAGAGGGCGGGTTCTTTCCCCTAGAGCAGGGTGACCCTTCCTGCGACGACTCTCTGGAATGAAAATCCCCATTGGCACAAACTGATTGCACCAGCGGTGAACTGGCCTCGGAGTGAACCCAAAAGCTTGGTGCAGTTTTGCTCTCTTCGCTTTTAGCGTGAAGAGATCCTGGTCTCCAGGGCAATGAGTCCTCCCCACTGGTGTCCTCTGGGCGAAGAGATGAGGCAGTGTCGCTGCAGGCTGAATTTttgctctcccctctttcctcctcttccacgTTGCTGCGACTGTGATCTCCCGAGAAGCTGATGACATGAAGGAGTTCACTCATCAGGGAGGGGCCAAGGTCAAGGTCAAGGCGGAAAGACAGCAAGGAGTCTGAGCGATTCAGCGCCGGTTCGGCACGGTGGGAGCTTTCCTGGGTCTTCTCTGAGCGAGGAACACGAGGGATGGTGCAAAATCCAGATTCCACTCCTGAAAAGGCAGTGAAACCAATGGTGAGAACAAAACATGGGAGAACCTGTCCTTTGTAGTACACACGAGAGCACAGGGCAGCCTTTTCTAATGTGGTGCCCGTCAGATGTTTTCGAATGTAACACCCATCACCCCCACATCCATtaggatgggaattgtaatctaacAACTTCTAGGGAgaatcaggttggggaaggctggtgtaggATGGCAATTCTCTTAATCATATATGATGCAAAACATATGGATGGGTCAGCATTAGTCTccagggaaagggaaagctgTTTCGTGTGGCCCAATCCTTCTTTTTAAAACGCTGCGAgtctctgtccctcacaattggagaGATGTTAACAGATGTGATAGCAAAAGAAGGGTAAAAACTAAGCAAGCATGTCAGAATGAAGACCACATTTATTACGTTTGACAACTGATATGGCTTCTAAGACCCAGTTTCGCTGCTTTTCAAGTGCTTAAGTCAAGGTTTCTTTGCATCAGAGGATAGCAATTTCAAGATGAGGTTATCGTAGAACGAGCGCACTGTGTCAAGCTAATGTTGATTCACATTTGCTATGCTCATGCATGTTGTGTTAATAGCATGCAACTAAAATATGCAAAttagccacagctcagtggcttATGAGCTATTTCCAATGAGCAGCTCTCGGTGCCAAAAGCAAATGGTTCATCCCTGAGCTCACCCGgtatcccccctccctccaacagAGTCTGTATCAGAtgtagagaggagaggaaatatgTGACATCTCAGTATGATAATGGCACGCCACTTTTCTTGCTTGTCTTTTCCATCCTCTGGCAAATAAAACTCTGTGGCCTGAGCTCCCCAAACTTTTGAAAACCAGGGCAGAGGGTGTTTTTCCACCTTGGAGGCACAATGTACTTTCACAAAAACACATCATTTATTCAGTCAGCTCCCAGAACGGTAGGAGAAAGGTGTTTACCTTGGCGTTAAGGGGCAGGCTAGTTAATACTTTGCCTTTGCCCAATCAGTCAGGGGTGAAATACCAAGATTTTGGGGTAAGAAGGATGCTTCTTACATCACCTCAAGCCAGGGGTATCCAAGGTGattccctccagctgttgcttgactccatctcccatcagctccagccattggccatactggctggggctgatgggagctgtgagtCCAACCacagcattggctacccctgcctctATGCCTGTCAGCTGTAGGGTGGGCTGTGTCCTCTATCAGGATACTATCACTTTCCATACagaggcagaaagagggggatcGATGCTGCCTTGCTTGCTCCATTGGGCACAAACTGATGGGTGATTCAATAACTACCTAATAACTCAAGGCACTCTCCAGTCCCTCTCAAGTGCTACAACAAGTAGTGTGGGGCTCACTGGTTTAAATATACTTTGATGTAGATGCTGATCACTTTTAAGTTAATA encodes:
- the CDC42EP1 gene encoding cdc42 effector protein 1; translation: MSLGKLPVIGWVSGSHSKRRLKVELTPDMISPPLGDFRHTMHVGRGGDAFGDTSFLRNHGGEDAKPNNFFARTLWHVRRSPLRSRGSRNKDEASPTPPAISPIIKNAVSLPQLNEGSYGSDGFGVPFAFKSTPNSFSGYGVESGFCTIPRVPRSEKTQESSHRAEPALNRSDSLLSFRLDLDLGPSLMSELLHVISFSGDHSRSNVEEEERGESKNSACSDTASSLRPEDTSGEDSLPWRPGSLHAKSEESKTAPSFWVHSEASSPLVQSVCANGDFHSRESSQEGSPCSRGKNPPSELGAVPKETHWQGHQNGCDMEAREFNRAAQVLASYRSLQQREEPRNQASWESPDANMWRLKAEQQERKARWHHRADEEEDEEEEEEEEFYRDGASIAREGHSDSFDYVDEEDDEVKV